In the Streptomyces coeruleoprunus genome, AGTCCTTCCGCGACCAGGACGAGGACGTCGCGCTCCCGGTCGCTGAGCAGGTTCACGCGTGCCACGTCCGCGTCCTGGGGTGCTCCCGCCCCCGGGTGACCGCGCAGCAGCGCGCGTGAGGCCTTGGGGGACATCACCACCCCGCCTGCGGCCAGGGTGCGGACCAGCTGGGCGAGCTGCTCGGGCTCGGTGTCCTTGAGCAGGAAGCCGGCGGCTCCCGAACGCAGCGCGGTGAGGATGTACTCGTCGGTGTCGAACGTGGTCAGCATGGCCACGTGCGGTGGTGCGGGCAGTTCCTGGATCTGCCGCAGGACGGTCAGACCGTCCACGTCCGGCATGCGGATGTCGAGGAGCACGACGTCCGGCAGCTCGCGCCGGATCACGTCGGCCGCCTGCGCCCCTCCCGCGGTCGCCACGACCTCGATGCCGTCGGACGCGTTCAGGATCATCTGGAAGCCGGACCGCACCAGGGCCTCGTCGTCCACCACCACTACCCGGATCACCGGCGTTCCGCCTCACACTCGTCTGCTCTGTCCAGCTTCTCGGCGACCCCGTACACCCCCGCATCGGGGCGTCCACGTTCTCGTACGGCGTTCGCCTGCCGTCGACAGTACGTCCGGCAGGGTACGCGCCGGCGCGATCACCCATGGCCTGTGGACACCTGGCGGGCCGGCTCCAGCCGTTCGGGGGGTGCGCTCCGGCCCATCGGCAGGGCGGCGCGCGGGGGATGGCGGACGCGCTGCTCGGGCTTGTGGTCGTGGTGGCCGACGCCGTCATCCAGCAGGGCGCCGGGCGTCCGGGCCCGCTGACCGGCCGGGGCGCTGTTCCGCCGGTCGGCGGGGTGGTCCCGGCCGGTCGGCGGGGGTGTCACCGAAGCCCGCCGGATGGTCCGCCTCCTGACGGGACGGCGAGGTTGTCGGTATGACACAGACACAGCCGCCGCAAGAGACTTCGGCTCCCCGGGAGAACGCGCCTCCGCGGCCCCACACCTCGTCCGAGTCCGCCGGGAAGATCTCGGGCGGTCCCTCGATGGGACGCCTGGTCGGGGTGGATCTGGCCCGCGCGCTGGCGGTGTTCGGCATGTACATCGTGCACATCGGCCCGGCGCTGTCGGCCACGGACGGCGTCGGCAGCTGGGTACGGTATCTGGCCGACGGTCACTCGTCGGTCCTGTTCGCCACCCTCGCCGGGTTCTCGCTGATGCTGATCGCCGGCCGCCGTGAGCCGAAGACCGGCTTGGCCGGCCGGCAGGCGAAGGTCCGGATCGCGATCCGCGCCGTGGTCCTGCTGGCGCTGGGCACCGTGCTGGCGATGGAGTACGGGGGTGTGATCATCCTCGGCTTCTACGGCGTCTACTTCCTTCTTGCCCTGCCCCTGCTGCGGCTGCGCGCGAGGACTCTCGCGATCATCGCGGCGGGGCTCGCGCTCGTCACGCCGCAGCTGGCGTTCGTCCTGAACTCGCTGCTGAGCGAGTCCGTCCAGCAGAGCATCGACGCCCACGACCCGCTCAAGAAGCTCAGCGAGGTGGGAGTGCTCGATCTGCTGCTCACCGGCTTCTACCCGGCGATCACGTGGATGTCGTTCGTGGTCGCCGGGATGGCGCTGGCCCGCCTCGACCTGTCGGCCGTCTCCGTCCAGCGGCGCCTGGCCGCGTTCGGTGCCGCGCTGACCGTGGGCGCGTACGGGCTGTCCCTGCTGCTGGCGGGCAAGGATGCGCTGCGGAGCATGGCGGAGGACGGGAAGTCGTCCGCCGGGTCCGAGGCGGCGTCCTTCGGCAGCGGATCCTTCGAGACCCGGCGGGCGGCCTCGGATCTGTTGTCCGCCGGGCCGCACAGCGGCACCACGTTCGACATCATCGGCAGCGTGGGGGTCGCCATCCTCGTGGTCGTGGGCGCGACGGTGCTGATGGACCGCCTGCCGCGCCTGCGCAGCCTGGCGAAACCGGTCGTCGCCGTGGGCACCATGTCGCTGACGGCCTACGTCGGCCACTTCGTCGTGCAGTCCATGGTGGGCATACCGGCCGGTGAAAGCAGCCAGGTGTCCTGGGTGCCTGTGCTCACGTTCATCCTCGGGGCGATCCTGTTCGCCGCGGTCTGGTCCCGCTTCTTCCGCCGCGGACCGCTGGAGTCCCTGCTCAACGCCGCCACCAAGCCGGCGAACCACGTCCGATGAGGCGAGGCCGGGGCGGCCGGCCCTCACAGCCGCCCCAACTTCGCAAACCGCGCGGGTATCCCGCGGATGTCCGGCACCACCCCGCCACACAGCTCGGCTGCCCCCGCCGTCCGGCGGGGGCAGCCGGCGGGGGCACCCGTCTCACCCGCCGGGGCGCCCCGCGGGGAGCAGGAGCTGGCTCGCGGCGAGCTGTGCGTACAACCCGTCCTCGGCCACCAGCTCCTCATGGGTGCCGATCGCGCGGACCCTGCCGGCGTCCATGACGACGATGCGGTCGGCGTCCGTCACCGTCGACAGGCGGTGCGCCACCACCAGAACGGTGGTCTCGCGTGCCGTCTCGGCGATGACGTCCCGCAGCGCCAGCTCGTTGACGGCGTCGAGCTGTGAGGTCGCCTCGTCCAGCAGCAGCAGCCGGGGCCTGCGCAGCAACGCGCGGGCGATCGCGACGCGCTGGCGCTCACCACCGGACAGCTTCGAGCCGCGATGCCCGACCAAGGTGTCCAGGCCGTGCGGGAGACGGTCGACGAGGGTGTCGAGCCTGGTCCGGGCGAGGACGGCGCGGATCTCGTCGTCCGTCGCGCCGGGCGCGCTGAAGACCAGGTTCTCCCGCAGCGTGCCGGCCAGCACCGGCGCGTCCTGCTCGACGCACCCGATGACGGACCGCAACTCGGGCAGCGGCCACTCGCGTATGTCCTTGCCGTCGACCAGGATCCGGCCGCCGGTCGTCTCGTAGAACCGCTCGATGAGCGAGAAGACCGTCGACTTGCCCGCACCCGAAGGCCCGACGAAGGCCGTCATCCCGGCGCCCGGCACCTCGAAGTCCACCTGCTGGTGGATGTACGGCAGCCCGGGCCCGTAGCGGAAGGACACCTCCTCGAAGCGGACCGACGCCGGCCGCCGTACGGCTGCCGTCGCCTCGGCTCGCACCGGCTCCTTCGTGGCCGGCGGCTCCGCCGCCAGGCGGTCCACCTCCTTGATCCGGGAGATCGCGGCCGCGCCCTCCTGGTACGCGGAGGCGGCCTCGACCAGCTTGTACACCGGCTCCATCAGGTAGAACAGGTACAGCAGGAAGGCGATGAGCGTGGAGACGGGGATGTCCCCGGACGCCACCCGCGCCCCGCCGACCGCGAGCACCGCGAGGAACGCCAGCTCGACGGCGAGGTTGTCCGCCGTTGCCAGCAGGGCCTCCCACTTCGCGCCGCGCACGCCGTGGCGCCACGCCCGCCGGGCCGACGCCTCGACGCGAGCGGTCTCCCTCTCCTCGGCGCCGGACGCCTTCACCGTGCGGAACGCGCCGAAGACCCGCTCCAGGCCGGTGGACATCTCCCCGACCGCGGCCTGGGAGCGCTCGGCGGCCTGCCCGATCTTCGGCATCACCAGGGCGGCGCCCGCCCCGACGACCGCGACCACGACGAGGGTCACGCCGAGCAGGACGGCGTCCAGGAAGGCCATCACCACGACCGCCGCGATCAGCGTGACCGTCCCGGTCGCGGCGTTGACCACCGCCTGGGTGCTGACGGCCCGCAGCAGCGTGGTGTCGGAGGTCACCCTCGACATCAGATCACCCGGCTGCATCCGGTCCACCGCCGAGAGCCGCAGCCGCAGCAGCCGGCCGATGAGGGTGCGGCGAGCGGCCAGGACCACCGACTCCGCCGTCCTCTCCAGCGCATAGGCGCCGAACGCCTCGGCCACCGTGCTCAGCAGCACCAGTACGGTCAGGGCCAGCAGGACGGTGGCGATCGTGCCACCGGACGAGAGCCGGTCGACCAGCGCCTTCGTGGCCAGTGGCTGGAGCAGCCCGCCAGCGGCCCCCACCAGCGCCAACAGCAGACCGAGTACGACGACCCACCGGTGCGGGCGGACATACCCGTACAGCGCCTTGAGCGTCTCGCGGACGCGCAGGGACTCGGCACCCGTCGTCTCGGGGGCGGATGCGGTGTTCACAGGATTCCTTTCCTACGTGGTCTGCCGCGCACCGCGTCAGCGGCGTACGGCATCGGCCCGCACGTGCGCACGGTGTGTCATGCCACCAGACTTGAGGGCCGGACGTCCCTCCAGCCATCCGACGATCGTCGGGTGCACCCCCGCCAAGTGGCTGGAGCCGCCGCCGAAGCCGGTTCTGCCCTCTCCCGTACGCACTCAGCGACCATGCCCCCCAGCCCCGCGGCCGTGCCGCCCGCCCGAGAAGGAGCGCCATGACCACCAGCCCGCCCACCGCAAGCGGTGTGCCGCTCCAACAGCAGAAAGCCGCCCTCCGACCGAGATGTCGCATCGGTTCAAGGAGGGCGGCTTTCTGTCACTGATAGTGCGTCAGCTCATGCGTGGGACGTGCGTCCGCTCCGGCGTCGGGGTCAGGACGGGTCGCCGTACTGGAGGCCGCGTCCGTTGGTGCCGATGTAGACGCGGCCGAAGGTGTCGGGGTCGCCGGTGATGACGCCGACGCCGCCGATGCTGCCCCACTGATGGGCGTCGTCGTTGACGCGGAGCCAGGTGGCGCCCTTGTCGGTGGAGCGGAAGACCCCGCTGACGTCCTTGACAGTGCCGATCATGTACAGGGCCTGGTAGGAGGCGCCCGGTGCGGCCTTGCCGAAGCCGAGGGCGGAGGCGGACTTCACCGTGGTGAGCCTGGCGAAGGTGCGGCCGCCGTCGGTGGAGTGCAGCAGCCCCTGACCACCACCGGCGATCCACAGGTCCCCCGCGACGCCAGGGACGGCCGTGAGCCTGCCGTCGGCGGGAAGGCCGGCGGCCCGGGCGGTGAAGGTCGCTCCGCCGTCGGTGCTGGCGTACAGCGTGCCGCCGGCCAGCGAGTAGAACGTCCTGGCCGAGGAGCGGTCGGCGACGACCACGGCGTCGGTGCCCAGGCAGCCGACCTTCGACCAGGTCGCGCCCTTGTCGGTGGAGCGGTACGGGACCTGCCCGGATTCGGTCCAGACGATGGCGGAGCCGTCCGCGGCGAGCGCGACATGGCCGTCCTGGGCGCCGGCCACCGGCTCTGCCGTGAAGCCGTGCCAGCTGCGGCCGCCGTCGGTGGAGTAGGCGCCGTCCTGCGCGCCGCCACGGCCGACGCGGACCATCATCGAGGGGTTGGACTGGGCGAAGTCGATGTCGGTGCTGTTGGTCATCATCGGCTTGTTCAGCCGCCCGGCGGGCACCTTGGTCAGGTCGTCGTGGCGGAAGCCGCCCTGGTCGCCCATGGCGGTGATGACGGTGGCACCGCCGGGCGGGGCGATCGCGTCCATCAGCGCGGTCTCCTCCAGGCCGCGCGCGCCCACGGTCCAGTGGCTGGTGCCGCCGCTGTCGGTGGCGTTGGCGTCCTTGCTGCGCCAGATGCCGTTGCCGGTGCCGTACAGCACGTGCCCGGAGTCGAAGGGGTCGATGGCGAGGGCGGTCATCCAGTGCCCGGTGTGGGTGCCGATGTACGGAGCGGCGGAGGCGTTCCGTACCGATTTCCCGGCCAGCGCCTTCCATGTCGTGCCGCCGTCGGTGCTGCGGTAGATCTCGTCCTCGGGCCACCAGCGGCCGAGGGTGGTGACCATCACCGTGGACGGCTTGCGCGGGTCGACGGCCAGGCCGGAGAAGCCGTAGGTGCCCCGGGACGGGGAGATGTCCTTCCACGCTCCGCCTGCCGGGGTGTACTTCCACACCGAGCCCGCCGTCACGCCGTTGGGTCCGAGGTTGTTGGTGTACGTCAGGTACAGCGAACCGTCACCGGAGAGCACGCCGTGCTGCGGCAGCTGGCCGGTGGGCCGCCCGGAGACGGCCTGCCAGGTGCTGCCGCCGTCGGTGGAGCGGTACAGGGACGTCGACCTGTCCGCGACGCCGACGTAGATCGTCTTGCTGCCGGCCGGGCCGTACGTCACGAAGGAGATGCCCGCGCCGCTGCTCGCCCCGTCCTTGACGGGGAACGAGGAGACCTGCCGCCATGTCGCGCCGTGGTCGGTGCTGCGCCACAGACCGTTCTTACGGGTACCCAGCAGCAAGGTGCGGTTGTCCGAGGGGTCGATCACGAGCCGTTCGCCCGCCCCGCGGCCGTCCTCGTTGCCGCCCAGCTTGAACGGCAGAGCGGTGCGCCGGAAGGTGCGGCCCCGGTCGGTGGAGCGCAGGATCGCGCCGTTGCCGGCCCAGTTGTTGGTGTAGGTGCCCGTCGCGAGGTAGAGCCGGTTGGGGTCGACGGGGTCGGTGGCCAGCGCGTCGATGCCCAGCAGGTTCCAGTCCTTCTCGCCGAGCCAGTCGGTGAGCGGGATCCACTGCTCGGCCGCGGTGTCCCAGCGGTAGGCGCCGCCCATGTCGGTGCGCGCGTACAGCAGTCCCTTCTCCCGTGGGTTGAACACCAGCCCGGTGACGTAACCGCCGCCGACCACCTGGGCGTTGCGCCACGTGTACGGGCCGGCCGCGGCCGACTGGCCACCGGCCACCTTCACCAGCTTCCACTGCTGGTTGGTGGTGCCCCTGCCCGGGTACTGGATGATCGCCGCGCCCTGGGCCGTGGAGCCTCCGGAGACGTCCAGGACCTGGCCGCTCTTGCGGGAGGTGAAGGTGACGGCGCCGGAACCGCGCACGTCGTCGATCCGCCACTCCTGGGAGGCGGAGGAGCTGTCGGTCTGCTGCTCGGCGGCAGCCGACCGGGCGGTCGAACCGCCCGCTATGCCCAGCACCTTGCCGCTGTTGCGGTTCACCAGCTCGTAGTAGCCGTCCCCGGTGGACCTCAGCCGCCACTGCTGGTTGGCGGTGTTCTGGTCGGTCCACTGCTGGATGCGGGTGCGGTCGGCGGTGGAGAAGGCGTTGACGTCCATCACCTTGCCGCTGCGCACGGAGACAAGCCTGTAGTAGGCACTGCCGTCGATCGTCGCGGCCTGGGAGTCCTCCTGGGTGAACAGGAGGTACGGCACGACTGCGGCGGGCACTCCGAGCAGGAGGGCGGTGGCGCTCCAGCGGCGGCGGTGACGACCGCGGGTGGGGTTGTTCATAGAGAGGTGTGCTCCTTGCGTATCACCGGGAATCGGGCAGGTCAGCGCTGCAGGGTGAGGACGCCCGGCCGGTACGGCAGTCCGTCGTAGGGGCCGTCCGCGTCGGGGGACTTGCCCTGGTAGAGGAACTGCAGGTTGCAGGGGTCGATGGTCATGGTCTGGTCGGGGTTGGTGCGGACCAGGTCACCGTG is a window encoding:
- a CDS encoding response regulator, translating into MILNASDGIEVVATAGGAQAADVIRRELPDVVLLDIRMPDVDGLTVLRQIQELPAPPHVAMLTTFDTDEYILTALRSGAAGFLLKDTEPEQLAQLVRTLAAGGVVMSPKASRALLRGHPGAGAPQDADVARVNLLSDRERDVLVLVAEGLSNADIGTRIHLSAGTVKDHVSSILTKLRVTSRVQAALLAERAGLLGERGDDAARDKGR
- a CDS encoding DUF418 domain-containing protein, with amino-acid sequence MTQTQPPQETSAPRENAPPRPHTSSESAGKISGGPSMGRLVGVDLARALAVFGMYIVHIGPALSATDGVGSWVRYLADGHSSVLFATLAGFSLMLIAGRREPKTGLAGRQAKVRIAIRAVVLLALGTVLAMEYGGVIILGFYGVYFLLALPLLRLRARTLAIIAAGLALVTPQLAFVLNSLLSESVQQSIDAHDPLKKLSEVGVLDLLLTGFYPAITWMSFVVAGMALARLDLSAVSVQRRLAAFGAALTVGAYGLSLLLAGKDALRSMAEDGKSSAGSEAASFGSGSFETRRAASDLLSAGPHSGTTFDIIGSVGVAILVVVGATVLMDRLPRLRSLAKPVVAVGTMSLTAYVGHFVVQSMVGIPAGESSQVSWVPVLTFILGAILFAAVWSRFFRRGPLESLLNAATKPANHVR
- a CDS encoding ABC transporter ATP-binding protein, which produces MNTASAPETTGAESLRVRETLKALYGYVRPHRWVVVLGLLLALVGAAGGLLQPLATKALVDRLSSGGTIATVLLALTVLVLLSTVAEAFGAYALERTAESVVLAARRTLIGRLLRLRLSAVDRMQPGDLMSRVTSDTTLLRAVSTQAVVNAATGTVTLIAAVVVMAFLDAVLLGVTLVVVAVVGAGAALVMPKIGQAAERSQAAVGEMSTGLERVFGAFRTVKASGAEERETARVEASARRAWRHGVRGAKWEALLATADNLAVELAFLAVLAVGGARVASGDIPVSTLIAFLLYLFYLMEPVYKLVEAASAYQEGAAAISRIKEVDRLAAEPPATKEPVRAEATAAVRRPASVRFEEVSFRYGPGLPYIHQQVDFEVPGAGMTAFVGPSGAGKSTVFSLIERFYETTGGRILVDGKDIREWPLPELRSVIGCVEQDAPVLAGTLRENLVFSAPGATDDEIRAVLARTRLDTLVDRLPHGLDTLVGHRGSKLSGGERQRVAIARALLRRPRLLLLDEATSQLDAVNELALRDVIAETARETTVLVVAHRLSTVTDADRIVVMDAGRVRAIGTHEELVAEDGLYAQLAASQLLLPAGRPGG
- a CDS encoding RICIN domain-containing protein translates to MNNPTRGRHRRRWSATALLLGVPAAVVPYLLFTQEDSQAATIDGSAYYRLVSVRSGKVMDVNAFSTADRTRIQQWTDQNTANQQWRLRSTGDGYYELVNRNSGKVLGIAGGSTARSAAAEQQTDSSSASQEWRIDDVRGSGAVTFTSRKSGQVLDVSGGSTAQGAAIIQYPGRGTTNQQWKLVKVAGGQSAAAGPYTWRNAQVVGGGYVTGLVFNPREKGLLYARTDMGGAYRWDTAAEQWIPLTDWLGEKDWNLLGIDALATDPVDPNRLYLATGTYTNNWAGNGAILRSTDRGRTFRRTALPFKLGGNEDGRGAGERLVIDPSDNRTLLLGTRKNGLWRSTDHGATWRQVSSFPVKDGASSGAGISFVTYGPAGSKTIYVGVADRSTSLYRSTDGGSTWQAVSGRPTGQLPQHGVLSGDGSLYLTYTNNLGPNGVTAGSVWKYTPAGGAWKDISPSRGTYGFSGLAVDPRKPSTVMVTTLGRWWPEDEIYRSTDGGTTWKALAGKSVRNASAAPYIGTHTGHWMTALAIDPFDSGHVLYGTGNGIWRSKDANATDSGGTSHWTVGARGLEETALMDAIAPPGGATVITAMGDQGGFRHDDLTKVPAGRLNKPMMTNSTDIDFAQSNPSMMVRVGRGGAQDGAYSTDGGRSWHGFTAEPVAGAQDGHVALAADGSAIVWTESGQVPYRSTDKGATWSKVGCLGTDAVVVADRSSARTFYSLAGGTLYASTDGGATFTARAAGLPADGRLTAVPGVAGDLWIAGGGQGLLHSTDGGRTFARLTTVKSASALGFGKAAPGASYQALYMIGTVKDVSGVFRSTDKGATWLRVNDDAHQWGSIGGVGVITGDPDTFGRVYIGTNGRGLQYGDPS